Part of the Vigna angularis cultivar LongXiaoDou No.4 chromosome 1, ASM1680809v1, whole genome shotgun sequence genome, TTACAAAGTCAACTGGCACAATATCAGTGCGAGTCTTGTTTGAAGAAGCTGAAAATGACTGAGTTTcaaaaatctcatttttcatGCCTTCTTTGTTTTCTACCTTAACACCGGTGGCCACTTGTGGTCTATCCGAAGTATTTGGTACGGAAATTTGCCAGGGTTCCAATGGCCTTCCATTTTTAGTGAATGGTTGAGAGGAAGACAATTTTGGAAACTTATTGGGCAAACTGTCATTAACtgtaagaaatttaaaaaaaaaatgtatatataacaTGTGAGTCAACCGAAAAATATTATGTACAATCTTAAACACAACAGGATCACTGGGTAGAAATGCGAATAAGACTAATCATAAGTAACACTCACCACGTGGAACTCCATTTGACTCCATGTCTTTTCGCTTTTTGAGATTTTCCCCACCAACAGGATCATCATGGCTGTTTCTAGAAAGCTGTGAGAAACAATTTGAATCTTTAAGTCCAATTTTGTtgctttcttttaatttattttgctcTGTTGTTTTAAGTTCACTAGACTCCTTGTCTTTCTcctcatttttcttctctttatcCCTATCTTTGTTTTTCCCATGccctttcttctccttctctttatctttccttttatctcttcttttatcatctttttttttcttaaccttTTCCTTTCCttcatctttcttttccttaatcTTTTCCTCTTCTGTCTTTTCTCTAGCttcatctttcttttccttaacCTTTTCCTTACCTTCAACTGTTGCTTccaaattcttttcaaaatacTTCCCGAGAAGTTTGGGTATTCCATCAACTCTAGGATGAGCGTTTCCAGCATAATTCTGAGCTGGTGAATTTCCAATAGGTCGGACCTCAGCTTGTACTCCTCTTCCATCAATCTTCTTAACATCAAGGCCTTTATCCTTGGGTTTTTCACTACCATCAAGCCTGGTCCCACCTCCTTTGGCCACCAACCTATCAGTTGCCTCATTTTTTCCATGGTTTGCATTAGTAAAGTTATCAACCGATTGATTGGTAGCTCCTCCGTCATCATTCCTAATCCTCCGGTCCAACTCCAGCAGGAACTTTGATTCCAGGTTTGCAGCCAGAGCATTTTTTTCTGTTGCCTTCTCCCCATTGTTACCAGAATACTGTTTGGTGAGTCTGTTCTCAAACAAGATACCCTTCTTATCATCGTGCTTATTTTCCTCTTGATGGATATTACCAGCATTGACACCCTCAGATTGTCTTGGAAAACCTTTGTCATCTGTAGAACTGATTTTACTTTTATCTCTATCTTTGTTCTTATCCTTattcttatctttctttttctctctacgtttttcctttttgtccctcttttcCTTATGCTTTCCATCTcttccttctttctctctcctctccTTACTTTCCCTCTTCTCTTTGTCCTTCTTATCTTTCTtatgttttctctctttctgcTTCTCCTGCAAGTAATATGGTGAGAAGagatattaaaacaataattaaataaagaaatgacAACAATGGCTtcacaacattttcaaaaccTTTGCATGCAAGAGCAGAGAAAGGAGAATATATCAAAAGCAAaacatgcaaaagaaaataaacgGTTCTTGCCTGTTGACAAGCATATAAATCCTAGGAAGAAACCATGACAATAACAACAAGATCAATGTCCATAAAATACACAATGTCTATCAACTAAATGTTCAAGATTTTAGGAGATCATTGTGATGCCTTCCTTATTAAGAAGTTTCAATGATTAGATTCCTTAAACCCCCATCAGAAGCACTTTCATTCTTAGATGCAAATGCTGATccttctaatatatattttatttctcttttggCTTTCGGCACATATTACAAGATATGTTATGACACTTTTAACGGATGTCTTGTAATCCATGCcttgtattaaaataaaaaaaacagataaGTGCAGCTGACAGGTCTTATTATAATGGTAGATAAGAAACTCTggcaaataaatatatacatgtcTAGTTATATCCCATAGATGAACCACCAGAAAACTTAAATGCTATCAAGGATAACTGCTTGTTCATCCTCTAAGTCTCGAGAAGCAACCTATATTCAAAGTCTAACAAATGAGAACAAAGTCTATGCATAATCACAGGACTTTGTGGGTCCCACATCTTATTTAATaaatctctttttcattttctactcTTGAGCAAATATCAACCAATAGAAGAGAGTGTTACACAAACTATTAGAGAACATGTTCCTAATTCTTCTCATAAATTTGCCTAGgattctttattttctaaattagaatttatccaacagttttattataattggtTATAAATGCCTTTTAGTTGTCTTATGCTACCTAGACCTTTTGAAGCACTATAGTATTGAGACATCGATTTCCTCATAGAACATATGAAATTCTAATCAAGAGCATGGCAGTAAGTATTACACAATATACAATTCGTATCGCATGATATGATACAGCACAACCCCCATGATGCCAATTGTTGGAAAACTTGTTTGTTCTCCCGAATTGGTGTTGCATTGTTCATATTGCACTTGGAATAGCTTGAATCACGATTCTAACAAGAATCGCAGCCTAAATCAATTGTGAAACCTAAGTCTTTTCACTCCAAAAATGGAAGGGGTTGCATGGCTCAGTGTGAAAAAAATCCAAATCTACTTCCTTTTATTGCATGAACTGAGTGGGTAGAGATGcataccaattcatgcttttCCTTACTCCAATTACCATGAATGATTTCTTTAGCAACAACAAAGGGCCTCTAATCAAAATGGGAACAAAGCCTAGTAGGTTTGATCTATGTAAAGCAAGAAAAACTTGTAATTCTCTAAATATTTGAAGCGTTTAGGAAAATGTTTGTACAAATAATGACACCTAAACCAGAATTCTATATCAAAATCCATAAATGTCCCCAAGATGTACAGAGATACCAGCTTGAAAAACTGTGCACAATATCTTACCTGGATTTTCCTCACCTTTCTTTCACGATAGGTTTAGCAGTAAAGTATATAGTAGGAGAAATAAACTGCAGGAGGTAGTTACAACCTCTGGTGGTTGTAACAGGTTCTAAACAGGACTATTATATATAGTCGAGGGGTATGCTGTTGGAAGGGGTCTTTTGTTAAGGAAAAGAGAGTTTAGGAGAGTTGGGTCCCCTCGGAAGACCTGGGTTATTGTACATTGTTGATTGTAAGGTTCTTACCATATTGGTAGAACTGTATTATTCCTAATAAAGCATATATAAGAACTGGTCTTGTATCTTCTGTAAACTAATTGGTTTAACAATTGGTATTCAGAGCTTCCTTCTTGACCCTGTGATAACTGTGTGATGGCATATGGTTAACACCAGAATAGAGTTCAAATTCGAAATTTTGGAACGCATTCGGTAGAACTGTATTATTCCTAATAAAGCAAATATAAGAACTGGTCTTGTATCTTCTGTAAACTAATTGGTTAATTGGTATTTAGAACTTCCTTCTTGACCTTGTGGTAGCTGTGTGACCGCGTATGGTTAACACCAGAATGGAGTCCAAATTAGAAATTTTGGAACGCATGATTCAAGATAGATGGGATAGGCTAAAAGTGGAAAATGAGCAAATGGAACATTTTCAAAGAATGGAGAATTTGATTAGTGTATTATCGGGAGTGGTGGAAAATATCGTCTGCAATTCAATAGCTAGGTCTAATAATAATGACTTTTCGCCCAAAAGACAGTTGAAAAAGATCAAGATGGGAAAGCAAATGATGGTTCAAGGTGGTGCAAATTAGATATTCCAATCTGTGCAGGGGAAGATGCTTTTGGCTGGACTAATAGATTGGACAGATATTTCCATTTGCAATAAGTATCTGACGTGGAAAGAATGCAAGCAATGATGGCGACTTTGGATGGAAAAGCTTTAAACTGGTTCCAATGGTGGGAATCTTGCAATCTATATCCCACATGAGAATCTTTCAGGATAGTAGTGGTGCAACGTTTCCAGCCATATAAAGTAGACAGGAAATGTAGAAGATTATGATGAATAACTTGAGCAATATGCAGGATTGTTAAAAGGAATGGATCAATATTATGTCATTGGGATATTCTTGAATGGGTTAAAGGAAGAGAGCAACGCTGAAGTCAAGCTGTATAAACCCTCAAATTTGGCTGACCTGATGATGACAGCCCAAATGGttgaagataaaattaaagttttatccAAAGGAAAGGGttcagtaaagaataaggttgTGACAACATCCAAATTCAATTGGATGACTAGGAGTTTTGCAAGAGGGAAATTCTCAAATGGCTTCTAcgaaaaaaggaaaagatgtACGAAGAATAAACAATTCAGTGGGGGAGAAACCAAGGTTCACAGCGAAATCGAGGATCAACCTTTAGATGGTTGACTGATGAAGAAATGTAGGACAAAATCAAGAAAGGGTTATGTTTTAGATGTAACAGAAGAAGAGGCAGACATATATTGAGATTAAGGTGGAAGATGGGAAAACAATGGAGCTATCTATGTTTACCTTGGCTGGTATGACCACCAAGAAATCATGGAAGGTTTGGGGATGCATTAGTGAGGAACAAGTTATTGTGATGATAGACTGCAGGGCTTCCATTAATTTTCTCTCCAAAGATTTGTTGGAAAGATGTGGGCTGACATATGTAGACACTCCTAAGTATATGGAAGAGGTGGGGGATGGAaggaaattgaaatttcaaGGGAAATGCTCAGATTTGGTGTTGGAGATTCAAGGCTTGAAGATTCGTGAAGAATTCTTCATCTTTGAAATTGGAAGAGCTTATGTGGTTTTGGGGTTAGAGTGGTTGGTGAGTTTGGGTGAGGTGAAGGCAGATTTTAGCAAATCACGACTTACTATTGGTGGAAATGGAAATCAAGTCAAAGTGGTCAGTGATCCTACCTTGTCTAGCACTGCCACTTCCTTCAAGAAGTTGATTACCAACTAGCAACAAAGTGATAAGGGCTACTTGGTGGAAATACTTAACGGAGATACAATAGGAGGGACGGGACAGCTGGAGTACTGCTCTGAGTGGATCAATTGTTAAATTCTTACAAGGAGTTTTTCTAAGTTTAGAAGGGCTACCTCCAAAAGGGTAGCAAGATCATGCCATTCACATGTTAGAAGGGGCTTCAATTCCTAATCTGAGGCCTTACAAATACTCCCACCaacaaaagaatgaaaataagaaactgaTCAGTTAAAGGCTGGAATTATTTGTCCGAATCCTGGTGAGGAAGGATGGATGGTGGAGGTTTTGCATGGATTATAGGGCTCTCAACAAATTGACTATCCCATATAAATTTCCAATTCCAATGATTGAGGAGCTATTAGACGAGTTAGCTGGAGCAACCATATTTTCTAAACTGGACCTTAAATTTGGTTACCATTAGATTAGAAAGAAGGAAGGGCACATTGAGAAAACGGCTTTTCAAACTCACAAAGGGCACTATGAGTTCCTTGTCATGCCTTTTGGGCTGACAAGTGCTCTTGCGACATTCCAATCTCTCATGAATGAGGTTCTTAGGCCTTTTCTTAGAAGATTTGTGCTGGTGGTTTTGGATTACATATTGATATACAGACCTTCCCTATATGAGTATCTTTAGCATTTGtcataagttttaaaattgcTGAATGATCATCAATTGAAGGTCAACAAAAAGAAGTGTAGCTTTGGCCAAAGTAACATTGAGTACTTGGGGCATGTGATTTCAGGTGCAGGGGTGTCTGCTGACCCTAAGAAGGTAGAAGCAATGCAGAATTGCAGCTAGTGAATTAGAAGTCTTACTCAGATGGCAACCAATTCCAGAAAAGTTGCTAGATACATGCAAAAATGCAGCTAGTGAATTGGAAGTCTTACTCAGATGGCAACAAGTTCCTGGGATGGAGAATAGCTGGAAATCTGCAGATGCTATCAACACAGAATTTCCAGACtttcaccttgaggacaagaTGAATCTTCAAGGGCGGGGTATCGATAGGTTTAGTGGTAAAGTATATACTAGGAGAAATAAACAATAGAAGATAGTTATACCACTGGTGGTTCTAATAGGTTCTAAACAGGACTATTATATATAGTTGACGGGTATGTTGTTGGAGGGGAgtcttttgttgttttgaaggAAAAGGGAGTTTAGGAGAGTTGGTCCTCTCAGAAGACCTGGGTTATTGTCCATTGTTAATTTAAGGTTCTTCCCATAGTGGTAGAACTGTATTGTTcctaataaagaaaatacaagaACTGGTCTTGTATCTTCTGTAAGCTAGTTGGTCTATCATTTCACAACCTTCGTCTACGTCAGGGAGGTCATTTGAGGTTTCAATAACAAATGGAAggatttatgaaaataattctCAGTTAATTTGCAGTAACTAAAGAAAAGTATTATTCTAAATTTAACTTGTCTACAGCACAAATAATCTAAAGTCAATATTCATTCAAGGAATATAAATCCCTATTCAgtatctaaaattattttaaagattattttaaaagaaaaacaacctAAAACAGTTTTCTAGAGGTACACCAAATCGAAAACTTGTGTACAGATGGAACTCCACCTAAACTATAAGTTGCAATATCCAATTCAAATTATGTAGTTCAAGTCAGTTCCTATCATGAAATAACTTAAACCGTTAGGAGCAACAGTAACTGATCCTGTTGTTCCCAGGGTAGGTATTACAGATTGACATGCCAGTTGTAACTACCACACAATAACGAAGACTTAGAAGCAAATGATACTGATCCCTGTAGCTACTTTAAGTGTAGCTATGACAGTTGAAACTAAAAGTCAGGTGCAACTGTGAAAACCTGGAAATACaggaaaaaataacaatatatagaATCATACCTATCGTACAATACCTTATAAGATTAATCATACCTAAAACAACTATCAATCAAAAGTACAAGGTAAACAGTCTTGATCCAGAAAAGTAAGTTCCCTGCATAAGTTACTCCCTCAAATTAATCATCCAATGCAATAAATCTAGCTGATCTACAAAGCTTCAGCTTCCATACTCAAACATCATCCTGAAAAAATTGTTGTTCTTTACTCTTTCCTCTTTCACCTCAATTTTCAAATCCCTGCTTATGGGAAAGCTCAACTACCTATGAGAGACGCTACTACCAACTAAATCCAATAAAAAGTAGAAACAAAGGGTCTcagaaagaaacaaataaaaagagaattAAGGCCACTAGCCATCATCTCACCAGATAACATTGGGTAGGTGGAAGTCCAGTCCAGCAAGGAAAACAAAGGCATGAGGGAAAGGGAACAGAAGTTAAAACATGGACCAAAGATGCAGAGTCATTGCCCATAGCAAGGCCCAGAGTCACTGCAGAACTCACGGGATGCCAATTTTCTCAGAAGAAAAGCATGGCATACAAGGGGAAGGGGGCTCACATACACAATCATGGGCACCCACTGTTTTTCTAGAGCAACACTTCATGAAACTAGCAATGAAAAAAGAGTACAGAAGAAGAAACTTGCAAGTACTAGCTTCTTCACTGAAAATAACTACAATCCTGAATGCTAATATATAAACAAGATGAATAATCAATCATCTCATGATATGGTCAAAACATACACCATACCAATCAAAAAGGAAAACTAGACTAACAATTTTGCAAGTCAACAACTAACAAGAAGAATGATatgttaacatttaaaataaggGAGAAAATTGATCAGGATCAGTGTCAGTCAAATTGAGAATTCAAAGCAGATAATTGACAAAAACATTAACCACCATTCCTTTCTAACATAAAAATCAAGCTGAAGTTACTGTCATCCATAACAAGTACGATGATTTCACAAGAAAATCATAGTTTttcctaaatttaaatattttttaatgtaatcaAGACAAACAAAGCATGAACTCAAGGGTCACATAAATTGATGTAACTAAAAGAATATATGCAAGAACAATATACCACTCCAATCTTGATCACATCATTGTAGCAACCTCTTGGCTTCACCACAAAGTAAATTTGGCCACTTTTAGATGTTTGAGGAAAAAAATGTAGCGCAATTTCACCAATATTATGtgattacaaaacaaaattttcgGTTATAGACTTATGACAGATAATCTGTCACCATTCAATAAAGGGTTCATGAATGATTATTAGATCAACTAAAATCACACGGAACAAAAAAAGGACAATAAAAGGtctgaaaatataatattttcaaggTCATTGATCAAGGATATTCAAAGATGTTGGTTTCAAAAAATCAGCAAGTATTACAAAGTACATTAGAGGAATCTTCAAAAGACAAATATATATGAAGAATCTCTACCAATACTATTTCTTCTGCTTCAATACCTAAAGGGTCAAATAACAGCAATGTTTTATACAACAAATCAAGCAAAACAAATCCAAAGCCTCAATATTCCTAGCCTCAAACAAAAGCTTTACGACTtagaataaacaaatatataaaattgtcaaGGATATGAATTAGAAGAATGACAACAATATGAATTGGGTGAAGTCTGTCACTTTATCTGAGATGGACCTTTCCTCTTCAAGCAAAGCATATgcaatttaattaatgaatgttaaattatatttaccttttttaacAAATCCACTCCATCTGTTCTAGCCTTCTTTATATATCCTGGTGGAGGAAATGGAAAACAGCGCGACATTGCATAAAAGCCTAATGTAAAATTCTACGTGTGAGACTGTTAGAATCCAGTAACACTGTTCCAGGAAGGGAACAAACCAGCAACTATGCCCATGCACCATGTCACCACATTCATTTCAAGTTTTAAAATTCCTCCATGAACCTTCAACAAAACATTCACTTAAAGCCACCAAACCAGCTAAATATTTGCTTCAATTGCTTGAAACCAAACAAATGGTCTGAAATTCAATACTCTACTCTTGTGAGCCACCATACCACCAAAGACAACAGAAAACACCAAAAATGAAGAACAAATGACTTTGTACTTGATCACTCATTCACAATTACTAATAATAGACAATGCTCAAAAAAAACATTGTTAACATCTTTAATAGTCtgttccaaaatacaaatgtttCTCAAAGAGTCCCCAAATGCAAATGCTGAACTGTGCAATATGAACTCCCAAGGAGATGAAAGTCCCTGTCCATTTCAAGCAACCCGTGAAGTCCAGTTGTCTTTCAATCACGTCTCAATGAAAACCCTAATCACTCGAGAAGTTTAGAGCCTCAGTTACGATCCAATGAAACCCTAAAAAATATACCCACATGCCCGAGAAACTACTTCACCCAATAAAACCTAATCCAAATCCCAAAAACTTGTAttgatttgaaaacaaaatcagAGGAATGAGAGGAAATACAGAGAATCAAACACTTTGAAATGATGGGTATGGATCAAGAAGGAAGAAACTCCGATTCGAAGTGTTAACAGCCAAAAAAACTGAAATTGATAAAGGAGAGTCTAAGTGAAAAACTTGTTAGATTCTGGGTTCTCCTTGTTTACCAAAGGGTTCTTTCCTTCTTGTTCTCTGATTTATGGGTTgtatttgtttgtgtttctgTGCTCGAGTTGGATTCTATGTTTCTGTGCTTTAGTTGTATTCCATATTTATTCCTTATTCACGGCTAGTGATATTggttatttgttttattttttattcttttaatactAGTCATAAGActcaaataatcatatttttataataaaaattttagttataatttaaaaagttatactctagatatatgttttttttactcTACAACGTTGTagtaatttttaatctttattattaattcaatattaagaaaatatattaattaagataataaatattttttaaatcaagataattacattattttaagaaaacaatgaaattaaataataattacatataattcattttaataagtTTGAACAATAATTTCgatattaaacatatatatgtttttacttcttttactataataaaaattcatttaattataaaatactttttagttattaaaatagaaaatattaataaagtgtaaaataacttttataaaaataattataaaaataaataaattttattatggaaattgttttttattataaataattatttgaattaaaaatagttagccgaataaaattatataaaaaattatttaaaaaataattgcattttataattatagataaaagaaattattagttaaaaaatatttaataaattgtacagtgtatattagttttaaattgtGTATTTTTGAACTGtgcaagaaaaatgaaaagtacAATAGTACTGATTACTTTCTTATATTACTTATAACTCTCTAACCTTATAGTGAATAATTCTAACatggaaatatatttttggtgcttattatttttttttgtaaacaacattatcatttgttacatattgaaaaataaaccaTATTgctataatataatattataatattaaaaagtaatctaaaaaaataaattataagggTATAAgttaattgtaaaatatttatgttaaattaaattataatttattcaatttttgcaaaattttatttcatatatttgattcttttttcaatttgtatctagtatttttttttttctatttttctttgtgtttttgttatccttaattatattgttcaagaaaaaaaattataataattatatagagATGAAACTCAATTTGTGTCACTGTATAGTCGtgcatatataattaatgtgttTTTTTGTGAACATTTATGTAATGTTTTTGTGATGATAAATTACTTTCTTTGGGTAAAatgtaagaaattttttaacatgaaaataagttctgaagttaaataattataatattttagaagttaaatattaaatatttattgtatttatgttaaaattttattaataatatattaatttgaaattgttttctaatattattataagatttcaattttaacatagtgttataaaattttgataaaacaaaacatatttattacaaacatatagatataatattaatgtaattatCTAAAAGGAAATaaccataataataaatatatctaaaacAACTAAACATAACCATTAGAAAATCAAGAAGAAACTATCTAGCATCATGGTCCTCTGCTAAAGATGTTACAACACCTATTTCTTCTGCTTATACCAATAAAGTAATCATCTCAAAAGAACAAAATAGCACACAAAAGACAACAAGGTAAGATAGAGTTCAAAAGAAAACATCATCAGATTATTTAATCATATCAAATACTAGATCACCATTTATAAAGTACTAAAAACTCACAAAAGCATACATACACTTGATTCTAGACTTAATTATCTGGATACATGCTTTGACATTAGGTCTCACTATAGGTATACACTCGTAGTAGTATTTATACTCTCAAAAGTCATAAACACAAGGATTGTCACCCTACTATTCACGTGGTTAATTAATCTTTCATGTCTAAGACCAATAGTCCACGATACCTCCTGTCATTTGTCTCCTTCGCTccattaatcttttaaaaaattgaatggCTGGTAGTATATCATGATACCTCTTTTTTGAGCTCTCATATGTCAAACATACACTAACATCACCAAGACATAGaatttctccttgaaattcttAAGATTTTGAGTCAGTGGTTGTGCTTAAAGTGTGAAGTTAGTTGAAAAGGGGGGCATAATATTTTATGGTTTTGAGTTGTTTGAAATAGGCCAATGAAGGACAAACGTGAAAAATCCCAATTGTGGAAGAGTTTATAGATGTGTTCCGGAGAAGGTGTTAGGACTACCACCTTGAAAAGAGGTAGAGATCACTATTAATTTAGTGCGTTGAGCAAGACCAATGTCAATAGCTCCTTATAGAATGGTTCTTATCAAGTTTGTGAAGTTGAAGAAGCAAGTAGAGGAATTGTTAGAGAGGTAGTGGTTTAGACTCAATGTGTCACCGTGAGAAATTGATGAAAACCCATTTTAGTTTTAGCAAATATGGTGctgatgatgaaaaaaaatcatggaAGATTCTCACTATAATTTACGATATCCAAGAGGTTATCTAGATGTAAAGGTGCACTTTCAAGGATTctagagaagaagaaaggtgcatttaaatgaaactaaaagaaaaaacacaatgGAAGTGAAAAGTCAAATGAAAATAGCACTaaacaaaaagagaagaaagatggAACATAAGATGGAAGACTAGAAGGGGGATGAGGTTGTAATGTTGGCACGCCACTTGAGGGGGCACAAGGCTTACCATACTTAATATAAGAGGTTGATGGTGTCACTTGAGCTCTAGGCTCAAGATGAGACTAATAAAAAGCTTACACTATTAAGAGAGCAGTCACAAAGGTGGTCAAATATGATGTATAACACTTAAAATATTCAATCGTTTTACAAGTGTAGCAGAGCCTTTTTTTATAAGTGATGGAAGGGATCTCTttgtaaaaacataaaataggGGAAATAAGCAAATAAATAAGAAAGATTCTAGAAAATGGGTCATTTAAAAAAAGAGACACCTTGGGTAGGGCGTGACCTAGCTTACCCTCCAAGGATCTCATGAGGCACCTTTGACCTTCTAGAATGAAGGTCAACTCCAAGTTCCTCCATGCTTCCAAAAAGGCACTCAAGGTATCTATGGGCTCAAGCCCAAGCCTCTCCTCCACTACAAGTAGTGTTATCCTTCTCCAAGATGATCCTAGTTTATCCTACAAAATAAACAACCAAACAAAAGACAAGTTAACTCA contains:
- the LOC108327889 gene encoding uncharacterized protein LOC108327889 isoform X2, with product MSRCFPFPPPGYIKKARTDGVDLLKKEKQKERKHKKDKKDKEKRESKERREKEGRDGKHKEKRDKKEKRREKKKDKNKDKNKDRDKSKISSTDDKGFPRQSEGVNAGNIHQEENKHDDKKGILFENRLTKQYSGNNGEKATEKNALAANLESKFLLELDRRIRNDDGGATNQSVDNFTNANHGKNEATDRLVAKGGGTRLDGSEKPKDKGLDVKKIDGRGVQAEVRPIGNSPAQNYAGNAHPRVDGIPKLLGKYFEKNLEATVEGKEKVKEKKDEAREKTEEEKIKEKKDEGKEKVKKKKDDKRRDKRKDKEKEKKGHGKNKDRDKEKKNEEKDKESSELKTTEQNKLKESNKIGLKDSNCFSQLSRNSHDDPVGGENLKKRKDMESNGVPRVNDSLPNKFPKLSSSQPFTKNGRPLEPWQISVPNTSDRPQVATGVKVENKEGMKNEIFETQSFSASSNKTRTDIVPVDFVTEASAKPSHPDSKYLSQVYSVPKVDHWSDFDDQEWLFDSNVSPERKSVVQSSEVGDTPQVWAEALRIESADVFALPYVIPY
- the LOC108327889 gene encoding uncharacterized protein LOC108327889 isoform X1 — protein: MGNDSASLVHVLTSVPFPSCLCFPCWTGLPPTQCYLEKQKERKHKKDKKDKEKRESKERREKEGRDGKHKEKRDKKEKRREKKKDKNKDKNKDRDKSKISSTDDKGFPRQSEGVNAGNIHQEENKHDDKKGILFENRLTKQYSGNNGEKATEKNALAANLESKFLLELDRRIRNDDGGATNQSVDNFTNANHGKNEATDRLVAKGGGTRLDGSEKPKDKGLDVKKIDGRGVQAEVRPIGNSPAQNYAGNAHPRVDGIPKLLGKYFEKNLEATVEGKEKVKEKKDEAREKTEEEKIKEKKDEGKEKVKKKKDDKRRDKRKDKEKEKKGHGKNKDRDKEKKNEEKDKESSELKTTEQNKLKESNKIGLKDSNCFSQLSRNSHDDPVGGENLKKRKDMESNGVPRVNDSLPNKFPKLSSSQPFTKNGRPLEPWQISVPNTSDRPQVATGVKVENKEGMKNEIFETQSFSASSNKTRTDIVPVDFVTEASAKPSHPDSKYLSQVYSVPKVDHWSDFDDQEWLFDSNVSPERKSVVQSSEVGDTPQVWAEALRIESADVFALPYVIPY